The Corythoichthys intestinalis isolate RoL2023-P3 chromosome 1, ASM3026506v1, whole genome shotgun sequence genome has a segment encoding these proteins:
- the LOC130919300 gene encoding oocyte zinc finger protein XlCOF6-like, with translation MKVNEIKEELQSQPVCKSEPEEVFQEADVTKHLHLGQQEIKEEESPQINEEEEPTQIKEEEKEDQISKFPLTLTAVSVKSEEVDREHCGGCQADNLLAPPSDIHQTLSQHSDHDDAKGEDWQCDVRCPADDNHVTCSQCDKSFASKRLLENHTKIHTGEKALLVTVCGKQFVQKEQSRARRHAGEKPFSCSLCGKGFSKKSYLKNHARTHTGEKPFVCSLCGKRFNKSHDLKRHTQTHTGEKPFNCSLCDKKFSLKLSLTRHAQTHAEKIFTCSPCGKRFPTESELTEHELTHTWEKPFPCTVCGKMFSKSVLRSHEKTHDGEKRFVCSVCGKRFLRNYDLKRHMSAHTGEKPFNCSLCDKKFSLKLGLTKHMRTHAEKTFTCLPCGKRFFSQSQLTEHELTHTRGKSFPCAVCGKMFLTERVLRSHARTHDGEKPFLCSVCGKRFLRNSDFKRHMSAHTGDKPFACTHCGEKFYSEFDLKIHTRKHTGEKTFTCLHCGKRFFTKSRVTEHELIHTRGKSFPCLMCGKMFSTKSVLTLHTRTHYEEKPFLCSVCGKRFLRNYDFRRHMSTHTGEKPFACTHCDEKFFSQSELNTHTRKHTGEEPFACSVCGKKFVASSYLKAHHLTHTGWEKSLPCPVCAKMVYRKSLKTHIRTHVGEKLFACSVCGKKFLRKHDLKRHEGTHGGEKRFACLICHQRYYWKKNLDLHMGRHNGEKPFACPVCGQRFLLKDTLKAHQLRHTGEKPFACSVCNKRFRQSSTLRTHKLTHSTREKQFACTVCGKKFLSKAASKVHSRAHAGIDDSLSNPSSAVN, from the exons atgaaagtaaatgaaataaaagaggAGCTACAAAGTCAACCCGTTTGCAAGTCGGAGCCTGAAGAGGTCTTCCAAGAAGCAG ATGTCACAAAGCATCTCCACCTTGGGCAGCAGGAGATTAAAGAAGAAGAGAGCCCTCAGATTAATGAGGAAGAAGAACCCACACAGATTAAAGAAGAAGAGAAGGAGGACCAAATCAGCAAGTTTCCATTGACATTGACCGCTGTCAGTGTGAAGAGTGAGGAAGTTGACAGAGAGCACTGTGGCGGATGCCAAGCAGATAACCTGTTAGCTCCACCGTCAGATATTCACCAGACATTATCACAGCATTCTGATCATGACGATGCAAAAGGTGAAGATTGGCAATGTGATGTGAGATGTCCCGCTGATGACAACCACGTGACATGTTCTCAGTGTGACAAAAGTTTTGCCAGCAAGAGATTGTTGGAaaaccacacaaaaatacacaccggGGAGAAAGCATTGCTTGTTACTGTTTGTGGGAAACAATTTGTGCAGAAAGAACAATCACGTGCAAGGAGACACGCtggggaaaaacctttttcctgctcactttgtggtaaaGGATTCTCTAAGAAGTCGTATTTGAAAAACCACGCCAGAACACACACTggggaaaagccttttgtctgctcgctttgtggtaaaagattcaacaAAAGCCATGATTTAAAAAGACACACCCAGacgcacactggagaaaaaccttttaacTGCTCGCTTTGTGATAAAAAATTCTCTTTGAAGTTAAGTTTGACGAGACACGCGCAAACACACGCGGAGAAAATATTTACATGTTCGCCTTGCGGCAAAAGATTCCCTACAGAGTCTGAATTAACAGAGCATGAATTGACGCACACTTGGGAGAAACCCTTTCCCTGCACGGTTTGCGGCAAAATGTTCTCGAAGTCCGTTTTAAGATCGCACGAGAAAACGCACGACGGAGAAAAACGTTTTGTCTGCTCAGTGTGCGGTAAAAGATTCTTAAGAAACTACGATTTAAAAAGACACATGAGTgcgcacactggtgaaaaaccttttaacTGCTCGCTTTGTGATAAAAAATTCTCTTTAAAGTTAGGTTTGACAAAACACATGCGAACACATGCCGAGAAAACATTTACCTGTTTGCCTTGCGGCAAAAGATTCTTTTCACAGTCGCAATTAACAGAACATGAATTGACGCACACTCGGGGGAAATCCTTTCCCTGCGCAGTTTGCGGCAAAATGTTCTTGACGGAGCGTGTTTTAAGATCACACGCGAGAACGCACGACGGGGAAAAACCTTTTCTCTGCTCTGTGTGCGGTAAAAGATTCTTACGAAACTCTGATTTCAAAAGACACATGAGTGCGCATACAGGAGACAAACCCTTTGCCTGCACACATTGCGGTGAAAAATTCTATTCCGAGTTCGATTTAAAAATCCACACAAGAAAACACACTGGGGAGAAAACTTTTACCTGTTTGCATTGCGGCAAAAGATTCTTCACAAAGTCACGGGTAACAGAACACGAATTGATACACACTCGGGGGAAATCCTTTCCCTGCCTGATGTGTGGCAAAATGTTCTCGACAAAGTCCGTATTAACATTGCACACGAGAACGCACTACGAGGAAAAACCTTTTCTCTGCTCAGTGTGCGGTAAAAGATTCTTAAGAAACTACGATTTTAGAAGACACATGAGTACGCACACCGGAGAGAAACCCTTTGCCTGCACACATTGCGATGAAAAATTCTTTTCTCAGTCAGAATTAAATACCCACACGAGAAAACACACTGGGGAagaaccttttgcctgctcggTTTGCGGTAAAAAATTTGTCGCCAGTTCGTATTTAAAAGCTCATCACTTAACACACACAGGGTGGGAAAAATCTCTTCCCTGCCCAGTTTGTGCTAAAATGGTCTACCGAAAGTCTTTAAAAACACACATTAGAACACACGTAGGAGAGAAATTGTtcgcctgctcagtttgtggtaaaaaattctTGAGAAAGCACGATTTAAAAAGACACGAAGGTACACATGGTGGGGAGAAACGTTTCGCCTGTTTAATTTGCCATCAAAGATACTATTGGAAGAAAAATCTAGACCTTCATATGGGAAGACAcaatggtgaaaaacctttcgcCTGTCCAGTTTGCGGTCAAAGATTCTTGCTAAAAGATACTTTAAAAGCTCACCAATTGAGACACACTGGggagaaaccttttgcctgctccgTTTGCAACAAACGATTCCGTCAGAGCTCGACTTTAAGAACTCACAAACTGACGCACTCGACAAGGGAGAAACAGTTCGCTTGCACCGTTTGTGGTAAAAAGTTCTTGAGTAAGGCGGCTTCAAAAGTACACTCTCGAGCTCACGCTGGAATTGATGATTCGCTCTCCAATCCTTCTTCTGCcgtcaattga